Proteins from a genomic interval of Acetobacterium woodii DSM 1030:
- a CDS encoding corrinoid protein — MSKIEEVKAKVEAGKSKLVPGLVQEALAEGNKPDEILQAMVDSMGIVGEKFSSGEIFVPEMLIAAKAMSKGVEVLKPLMAGEGSTSLGTCVIGTVAGDLHDIGKNLVAMMIESAGFEMIDLGVDVPADTFVQAVKDNANVKIVACSGLLTTTMPALKEAVATIKTAYPEMKVIVGGAPVTPEYATEVGADGYAADAGSAAVKAKELVTA, encoded by the coding sequence ATGTCAAAAATTGAAGAAGTTAAAGCAAAAGTTGAAGCCGGAAAATCTAAATTAGTGCCGGGTTTGGTTCAGGAAGCATTGGCAGAAGGGAATAAACCAGACGAAATTCTCCAGGCCATGGTAGATTCGATGGGGATTGTCGGAGAAAAATTCTCATCAGGAGAAATTTTTGTGCCGGAAATGTTAATTGCAGCCAAAGCAATGTCAAAAGGGGTGGAGGTATTAAAACCACTTATGGCGGGAGAGGGTTCAACTTCGTTAGGAACCTGTGTCATTGGAACCGTTGCCGGAGATTTACATGATATTGGAAAAAACCTTGTGGCGATGATGATCGAAAGTGCCGGATTTGAAATGATTGATCTTGGTGTTGACGTGCCGGCGGATACTTTTGTGCAGGCGGTTAAAGATAATGCCAACGTTAAAATAGTTGCATGCTCGGGGCTTTTGACCACCACGATGCCAGCGTTAAAAGAAGCTGTAGCAACCATTAAAACCGCATACCCGGAGATGAAAGTTATTGTTGGCGGGGCGCCGGTTACACCGGAATATGCGACTGAAGTTGGAGCTGATGGATACGCAGCGGATGCTGGTAGCGCTGCCGTTAAAGCGAAAGAATTAGTAACGGCTTAA
- a CDS encoding uroporphyrinogen decarboxylase family protein, whose protein sequence is MLTKRQNLVEVMKGGKPDRFVKQYEALALMMKTPITRLKPPVGGSIVNEWGVTLSWPEGQLGSFPVHDKEHIVIKDITKWRDYVKAPELEYPEEAWAMAIADAQAVDRNDQYVTVFVAPGIFEHVHYLMSMEEALMAYYEEPEAMHELIDYLVEFELKLAKEFIDHLHPDAVFHHDDWGSQINSFISPAMFEEFFVPAYKKIYGYYKDNGVELIVHHSDSYAANLVPAMIEMGIDIWQGVMNTNKIPELIKEYGDKITFMGGIHSGLVDFPGWTPEIVAKYVEETCRENGKLFFIPCQTSGLPIDSFPGVYETINKEIEKMTKEMF, encoded by the coding sequence ATGTTAACAAAAAGACAGAATTTAGTAGAAGTGATGAAGGGTGGAAAGCCAGATCGATTTGTAAAACAATATGAGGCATTGGCATTAATGATGAAAACTCCAATTACCCGTTTAAAACCGCCGGTTGGAGGATCAATTGTTAATGAATGGGGTGTGACGCTTAGTTGGCCGGAAGGACAGCTAGGTTCATTTCCAGTTCATGACAAAGAACATATTGTTATAAAAGATATCACAAAATGGCGGGATTATGTTAAAGCACCGGAATTGGAATATCCTGAAGAGGCATGGGCGATGGCGATCGCCGACGCTCAGGCAGTTGATCGTAACGATCAATATGTTACCGTATTCGTGGCACCGGGCATTTTTGAACATGTTCATTATCTCATGAGTATGGAAGAAGCACTCATGGCTTATTATGAAGAACCTGAAGCGATGCATGAACTCATTGATTATCTTGTCGAATTTGAACTCAAGTTGGCAAAAGAATTTATTGACCATCTTCACCCAGATGCTGTTTTTCATCACGATGATTGGGGCAGTCAGATTAACTCGTTTATTTCTCCGGCAATGTTTGAAGAGTTTTTTGTCCCTGCTTATAAAAAAATATACGGTTATTATAAAGACAATGGTGTTGAACTGATCGTCCATCATAGTGATAGCTATGCGGCCAATTTGGTTCCGGCAATGATTGAGATGGGGATTGACATCTGGCAAGGTGTTATGAACACGAATAAAATTCCTGAATTAATTAAAGAATATGGCGATAAAATTACATTTATGGGAGGGATTCACAGTGGTTTAGTTGATTTCCCGGGTTGGACACCGGAAATTGTTGCTAAATATGTTGAAGAGACCTGTCGCGAAAACGGAAAACTTTTCTTTATTCCGTGCCAGACATCGGGTTTGCCAATCGACTCATTCCCTGGGGTATATGAAACCATTAATAAAGAGATTGAAAAAATGACAAAGGAAATGTTTTAG
- a CDS encoding MFS transporter has translation MAEKLKKRVIYLYGLPSFGFQIFIYVELMFFSAFLTDAIKMPVALAGSVLMITSIFDLLWVPVAGIILQKSNLKWGKFRSWLLIGPPVAAMLYILQFLKIGDSMTNAITACLGFIIGHLVFDVFYSAHIAMNSALSDNVDERVKMSANRGIFNALGSLTFSYVGVKAIQAAGSITNDPAWGYTTVVILVALIMVLCYWIFFYLTKEYAFRGTVPKSQKKESMSIPEILQQLFQNPPLIGLLLIDLGRYVGKYVVLGLSFYYFKYVLDDLPGMAIFMTGLTMVILISATLATTVSKKIGPHKAYIGALCIFIAGLLITWLVPMSPTAFKIVMLVSFVGYGLPDSLVVAMYASCVDYGEWRTGKNVRGFIMALLTTPIKVGNFIKSVIITTVLASAGYIADMSPTPQLIQGIKNGFCLYPALVMIFGLIVFIVLSRKMKDMENDIVAKKLKEV, from the coding sequence ATGGCTGAAAAATTAAAAAAACGGGTCATTTATTTATATGGATTACCATCATTTGGGTTTCAAATTTTTATTTACGTTGAATTGATGTTTTTTTCAGCATTCTTGACCGATGCAATCAAGATGCCAGTTGCATTGGCGGGATCGGTCCTCATGATTACCAGCATCTTTGATTTGCTTTGGGTACCAGTGGCTGGGATTATCCTTCAAAAAAGTAATCTGAAATGGGGAAAATTTCGTTCATGGTTACTAATCGGTCCGCCAGTGGCAGCAATGCTTTATATCCTTCAGTTTTTAAAGATTGGCGACTCAATGACAAATGCGATTACGGCTTGTCTTGGTTTTATCATTGGGCACTTGGTATTCGATGTTTTTTATTCAGCTCATATTGCGATGAATAGTGCATTATCGGATAACGTTGACGAACGAGTCAAAATGTCTGCAAATCGGGGGATTTTTAATGCGCTTGGTTCACTTACGTTTTCATATGTCGGAGTTAAAGCGATTCAGGCGGCGGGAAGTATTACTAACGATCCGGCATGGGGTTATACCACCGTTGTTATTTTAGTAGCTTTGATAATGGTCCTGTGTTATTGGATCTTTTTTTATCTGACTAAAGAATATGCTTTTCGTGGCACGGTGCCTAAATCTCAAAAAAAAGAGAGTATGTCAATCCCTGAAATATTACAACAACTTTTTCAAAATCCGCCGTTAATTGGTTTGTTATTGATTGATTTAGGACGTTATGTTGGTAAATATGTTGTTTTGGGGTTATCATTTTATTATTTTAAATATGTTCTTGATGATCTTCCGGGAATGGCGATTTTTATGACCGGTTTAACAATGGTTATTTTGATTTCGGCAACTTTAGCAACAACTGTTTCTAAAAAAATAGGGCCTCATAAAGCTTATATCGGAGCATTGTGTATCTTTATTGCGGGTTTACTGATTACCTGGTTGGTACCAATGTCACCAACCGCGTTTAAAATAGTGATGTTAGTATCTTTTGTTGGTTATGGTCTGCCAGATTCTCTGGTCGTTGCTATGTATGCTTCTTGTGTTGATTATGGGGAGTGGCGAACGGGAAAAAACGTTCGCGGTTTTATCATGGCGTTATTGACCACCCCAATTAAAGTGGGAAACTTCATTAAAAGTGTTATTATCACAACGGTATTGGCTTCAGCAGGATACATTGCAGATATGTCACCAACGCCACAGCTAATTCAAGGGATTAAAAATGGTTTTTGTCTATATCCCGCATTAGTTATGATATTTGGATTAATTGTTTTTATCGTTCTTTCTAGAAAAATGAAAGACATGGAGAATGATATTGTTGCCAAAAAATTAAAAGAAGTATAA
- a CDS encoding TetR/AcrR family transcriptional regulator: MYEKGIQTRNHLYQISKKLFYEHGYENTKIKDIVTVADTPIGLFTYYFKTKDNIVHEIYADYYKQINDFLNELSIAEFDNSILRHATLSQIYFDLILNNKNNRRFYYEILKKASNYRIAGDFIRTTYRGYIRDYKLVISDREFDNLLYLDFGGRREYFLKYFEKPLNDSIDEIVFLLNGIIPRLLGIDQHAITTLLYKGIQIAKNIDCSSIHFLCE; this comes from the coding sequence ATGTACGAAAAAGGCATTCAGACACGTAATCATCTCTATCAAATTTCAAAAAAACTTTTTTATGAACACGGTTATGAAAATACAAAAATTAAAGATATCGTAACCGTCGCTGATACTCCCATTGGACTTTTTACCTATTACTTCAAAACCAAAGATAATATCGTTCACGAAATTTATGCTGATTATTATAAGCAAATCAATGATTTTTTAAATGAATTGTCCATTGCTGAGTTTGATAATTCAATCCTTCGTCACGCTACGTTAAGCCAAATTTATTTTGATTTGATCCTTAACAATAAAAATAATCGCCGCTTTTACTACGAAATTTTAAAAAAAGCTTCAAACTATCGTATTGCCGGTGATTTTATTCGCACTACCTATCGCGGTTATATTCGAGATTATAAACTTGTCATTAGTGATCGCGAATTTGACAATTTGCTTTATCTTGATTTTGGCGGACGACGCGAATATTTCCTTAAATATTTTGAAAAACCACTTAATGATTCTATTGATGAAATTGTCTTTCTATTAAATGGCATTATTCCCCGTTTGCTTGGAATCGATCAACATGCTATTACCACCCTCCTTTACAAAGGCATTCAGATTGCCAAAAACATTGATTGCAGTTCAATCCATTTTCTTTGCGAATAG
- a CDS encoding DUF4349 domain-containing protein — MKRDQNKYGAKFRLENGKNQMEFLNRKKNLRWVVFSILCGLILLTVSGCLGGANTDRNRASDFKSMNTEESIGDTVSTVAESAATVDPANANSSFDASKIIYSGNISLNVGEYQSSFDKINNYAVELGGFVQDSGSNYTSTEADSQANSGYITLRVPTDKFSEAMEQIQTFGSPINSNVSSTNISQQYQDVEAQLNNLKIEETRLLEYLKQATNVADMLTIESELNRVRTEIDSRTTTIKNWDIEMAYSTIYVSLYEKKISSTVVNSPFSELFTKIGEGFITSINLLLVIVAFLIVLIFRLIPFAVIIALGFFAFIKIKKSRKNKKLTAEKSDDEKNDLNKKQDQS; from the coding sequence ATGAAAAGAGATCAAAATAAATATGGTGCTAAATTTAGGCTTGAAAATGGAAAAAACCAAATGGAATTTTTGAATCGTAAAAAAAACTTACGATGGGTTGTTTTTAGCATTTTATGTGGCCTGATTCTGTTGACAGTAAGTGGTTGCTTGGGAGGTGCAAATACAGATCGTAATCGGGCGAGTGATTTTAAATCGATGAATACTGAGGAGTCGATCGGTGACACTGTCAGTACGGTAGCGGAATCAGCGGCGACCGTTGATCCTGCAAATGCCAATTCATCATTTGACGCATCAAAAATTATTTATTCGGGAAACATCAGTCTTAATGTTGGAGAATATCAAAGCAGCTTTGATAAAATCAACAATTATGCAGTTGAACTTGGTGGCTTTGTTCAGGATTCAGGTTCGAACTATACTTCGACGGAAGCCGATAGTCAAGCGAACTCCGGTTATATTACCTTACGGGTACCGACGGATAAATTTTCGGAAGCGATGGAACAAATTCAAACTTTTGGAAGTCCCATTAACTCAAATGTTAGCAGCACTAATATTTCACAGCAATACCAGGACGTAGAAGCGCAGTTAAATAATCTTAAAATTGAAGAAACAAGGTTGCTTGAGTATTTAAAGCAAGCAACCAATGTTGCAGATATGCTGACGATTGAAAGTGAATTAAACCGTGTGCGAACTGAAATAGACAGTCGGACGACAACGATAAAAAACTGGGATATCGAAATGGCTTATTCAACAATTTATGTTTCGTTGTATGAGAAAAAAATTTCTTCGACAGTAGTGAATTCGCCGTTTTCTGAGTTATTTACCAAAATAGGAGAAGGTTTCATCACATCGATTAATCTGTTGCTTGTAATTGTAGCTTTTTTGATTGTATTGATTTTCAGGCTGATCCCATTTGCCGTTATTATTGCATTGGGTTTCTTTGCTTTCATAAAAATTAAAAAAAGCAGAAAAAATAAAAAATTGACAGCAGAAAAATCAGATGACGAAAAAAATGATTTAAATAAAAAACAGGATCAGTCGTAA
- a CDS encoding DEAD/DEAH box helicase, giving the protein MTDYSELIASFTRNDFILDFESVAKKDFTEEKKKFEQEWQARFRTNKDQALFYFGFLENLDFLSPTMAFLHQLSTGFIQKIAKQPDMELSRENADLSLTPDELEEVRKIIPFGNGMAHVNDAWILGIWKRLTNVYQETIRVYPGSIATFLTERHAGINLAGRIFFHLVENEEDIKYPFAFLATYSTLPEDGKKALHTPLKNALQEYKNQPDRLLQLLSTVNRAARRSTFIAKLMESDDLFSPLKLTAQEAMVFLTEIPLYEEVGITCRIPNWWRKKTNRLRLSLTVGEKEPAKVGMDAILSFKPNLRFGDVIISKEEILKLLEETQGLARIKGKWVELNHDQLNAALAALSKAEVLAQNEELTLAQAMRLELQPGELMGLKNREIAVDVATGDWLKKLKETMANPQALEGQKPEGSFRGELRPYQQIGFNWLKYMVNLRLGACLADDMGLGKTVQVIALLEHLRNHKKTRALLILPASLIGNWKNEIMKFAPEMSYHVLHGLDATHNADEYLDDPEFLTITTYGMAVRVSALKKICWDLIILDEAQAIKNPGTKRTKTIKGLKANARIAMTGTPIENRLSDLWSLFDFLNGGLLGNGKAFTGFTKGLKKDPTGYEKLRNLVNPFILRRLKTEAAIISDLPEKIEIKEYPILQKKQMVLYQNLVKELKKNLEVAGGIQRKGLVLASIVKLKQICNHPDQYLGQDAYKPNYSGKFEMLENICETIYEKRERVIIFTQFREMTGPLARFLEEIFHRPGLVIHGGTSVSKRTEFVEIFNGEAYIPFMVLSLKAGGVGLNLTGANNVIHFDRWWNPAVENQATDRAFRIGQTKDVMVHKLITAGTIEEKIDKLIEDKNQLAGDIIQSSGEGWITELSNEQLLKLLSLGGI; this is encoded by the coding sequence ATGACAGATTATAGCGAATTAATTGCCAGCTTTACACGAAATGACTTTATCTTGGATTTTGAATCGGTGGCAAAAAAAGACTTTACTGAAGAAAAGAAAAAGTTTGAGCAGGAATGGCAAGCGCGATTTAGAACAAATAAGGATCAAGCTCTTTTTTATTTTGGATTTTTAGAAAATTTAGATTTTCTTTCCCCAACGATGGCATTTCTTCATCAATTGTCAACTGGATTCATCCAAAAAATAGCTAAACAACCGGATATGGAATTATCTCGAGAAAATGCTGACTTAAGTTTAACTCCCGATGAACTGGAGGAAGTCAGAAAAATAATTCCCTTTGGAAACGGGATGGCGCATGTAAATGATGCTTGGATTTTGGGAATCTGGAAGCGGTTGACTAATGTATATCAGGAGACTATTCGCGTTTATCCGGGGTCGATAGCGACGTTTTTAACTGAACGTCATGCCGGAATTAATTTAGCCGGACGAATTTTTTTTCATCTTGTTGAAAATGAAGAGGATATTAAGTATCCTTTTGCTTTTTTGGCCACTTATTCCACGCTGCCTGAAGACGGTAAAAAAGCATTGCATACACCTTTAAAAAATGCCTTGCAGGAATATAAAAATCAGCCGGATCGCTTACTCCAATTATTGTCAACGGTCAATCGTGCGGCCCGGCGAAGTACGTTTATTGCCAAATTAATGGAAAGTGACGATTTGTTTTCACCATTAAAATTAACAGCCCAGGAAGCAATGGTTTTTTTGACTGAGATCCCACTTTATGAAGAAGTTGGGATTACGTGTCGCATTCCAAATTGGTGGCGTAAGAAAACAAATCGTCTTCGCTTAAGTTTGACCGTGGGCGAAAAGGAACCGGCTAAGGTTGGAATGGATGCTATTTTGTCGTTTAAACCAAATCTCCGATTTGGTGATGTGATCATATCAAAAGAAGAAATTCTGAAATTGTTGGAAGAAACGCAAGGATTGGCACGTATAAAAGGAAAATGGGTGGAACTCAATCATGACCAATTAAATGCGGCCTTGGCAGCTTTATCAAAAGCCGAAGTATTAGCTCAAAATGAAGAACTTACGTTGGCACAAGCGATGCGTCTGGAACTACAGCCGGGCGAGCTCATGGGACTCAAAAATAGGGAAATAGCGGTTGATGTGGCGACTGGCGATTGGCTCAAGAAATTAAAAGAAACGATGGCTAATCCACAAGCTTTAGAAGGTCAAAAACCAGAAGGTAGTTTTCGGGGCGAGTTAAGACCCTATCAGCAAATTGGCTTTAATTGGTTGAAATACATGGTTAATCTGCGATTAGGAGCTTGCCTGGCAGATGATATGGGGTTAGGTAAAACCGTTCAGGTGATCGCTTTATTGGAACATTTGCGAAATCACAAAAAAACGCGGGCATTGCTGATTCTTCCGGCATCATTGATTGGTAACTGGAAGAACGAAATCATGAAATTTGCGCCGGAGATGTCCTATCATGTTTTACACGGACTGGATGCAACCCATAATGCCGACGAATACTTGGATGATCCGGAGTTTTTAACCATTACCACCTATGGGATGGCAGTTCGGGTATCGGCACTGAAAAAAATTTGCTGGGATCTTATTATCCTGGACGAAGCTCAAGCCATCAAAAATCCCGGAACCAAACGAACGAAAACAATCAAGGGATTGAAAGCGAATGCGCGAATCGCAATGACCGGAACGCCGATTGAAAATCGTTTGTCGGATTTATGGTCGCTTTTTGATTTTTTAAATGGCGGATTGTTGGGAAATGGTAAGGCGTTTACAGGATTTACAAAAGGCCTAAAAAAAGACCCGACCGGGTATGAAAAATTGAGAAACTTGGTGAACCCTTTTATACTTAGGCGACTAAAAACCGAGGCGGCGATTATTTCTGATTTACCAGAGAAGATCGAGATTAAGGAATACCCAATTCTCCAAAAAAAACAAATGGTTCTTTATCAGAATCTGGTTAAGGAATTGAAAAAAAATCTGGAAGTAGCAGGCGGTATTCAAAGAAAAGGCCTGGTGTTGGCAAGCATCGTAAAACTTAAACAGATTTGTAATCATCCTGATCAGTATTTAGGTCAGGATGCATATAAACCAAATTACAGCGGAAAGTTTGAAATGCTTGAAAATATTTGTGAAACGATTTATGAAAAACGAGAACGGGTGATCATATTTACTCAGTTTAGAGAAATGACGGGGCCATTAGCCCGGTTTCTGGAAGAAATTTTTCATCGGCCCGGACTGGTGATTCATGGCGGAACAAGTGTCTCCAAACGGACAGAATTTGTAGAGATTTTCAATGGCGAAGCCTATATTCCCTTTATGGTATTGTCGCTAAAAGCCGGCGGAGTAGGACTTAATTTGACCGGGGCCAACAATGTTATCCACTTTGATCGGTGGTGGAACCCGGCAGTCGAAAATCAGGCAACCGATAGAGCTTTCCGAATTGGTCAAACCAAGGATGTGATGGTTCATAAATTGATTACGGCTGGGACCATTGAAGAAAAAATTGACAAGCTGATTGAAGATAAAAATCAATTGGCCGGCGATATTATCCAGTCCTCTGGAGAGGGCTGGATTACCGAATTGAGTAATGAGCAACTGCTGAAATTATTGAGTTTAGGAGGAATTTGA
- a CDS encoding metallophosphoesterase: protein MKTAKLLLLATLTITTVFLGLYIYARYIEPNLLMVNRVALKNAKVEAPLKIVFFGDAHMGKFNHIEQLDQIVQKINSENPDLVIFTGDLIDSEAGNSVNPEMISWKLSKIQATYGKFGVMGNHEYALLDEFDYQALMNAGGFQVLTNDWLDIPELNLRLLGLDDAYRGSPDLNLSDDARTDAYNILLTHEPDIVDKMDLANIQLVLAGHTHGGQISIPFLTEKILPLNGRKYVKGLFKIGTNKQTSLFVTKGTGMTKLPFRFLNVPEIVSIEISP from the coding sequence ATGAAAACAGCAAAATTATTATTACTCGCAACGTTAACAATCACCACCGTTTTTCTTGGTCTTTATATCTATGCCCGATATATTGAACCCAATCTTTTGATGGTCAATCGTGTTGCTCTTAAAAACGCCAAAGTTGAAGCTCCGCTTAAAATTGTTTTTTTTGGCGATGCTCATATGGGAAAATTTAATCATATTGAACAACTGGATCAAATTGTTCAAAAAATAAATTCTGAAAATCCTGATCTTGTTATTTTTACTGGCGACCTCATTGATTCCGAAGCTGGTAATTCGGTCAATCCTGAGATGATTTCCTGGAAATTATCAAAAATTCAAGCCACCTATGGAAAATTTGGCGTCATGGGGAATCATGAATATGCCTTACTTGATGAATTTGACTATCAGGCGCTGATGAACGCCGGTGGTTTTCAAGTTTTAACCAATGACTGGCTTGATATTCCCGAGCTTAACCTGCGGTTACTCGGACTGGATGATGCTTATCGAGGATCGCCAGATCTAAATTTAAGTGATGACGCGCGCACGGATGCCTACAATATTTTACTTACCCATGAACCTGACATTGTCGATAAAATGGACCTTGCTAATATTCAACTGGTTTTAGCCGGTCATACCCACGGGGGCCAAATTTCGATTCCTTTTTTAACTGAAAAAATACTACCGCTTAACGGCCGAAAATATGTAAAAGGTCTTTTTAAAATCGGCACAAACAAGCAAACCAGCCTGTTTGTTACCAAAGGCACCGGAATGACCAAACTACCTTTCCGCTTTCTGAATGTCCCCGAGATTGTATCAATTGAAATTAGTCCTTAA
- a CDS encoding MarR family winged helix-turn-helix transcriptional regulator: protein MDNTFNGNLEGIIFDYIDKVKYLLSSEFWGNEIFNCSKNEVFVLILLFRRSDVNMTQIAEYLTVPLNTATGIVARMEKRNFVVRERSSEDKRVVTIKLTETGRMTIRNIINEMVRYGQLIIESFSSDEITLMFRMVDKVLEKLGDNADRVDEKQKQPKIRKIMIE from the coding sequence ATGGATAATACATTTAATGGGAATCTTGAAGGGATAATTTTCGACTATATCGATAAAGTGAAATATTTGCTATCATCTGAGTTCTGGGGAAATGAGATTTTTAATTGCTCAAAAAATGAAGTGTTTGTTTTAATCCTGCTATTTCGCCGAAGCGATGTTAACATGACGCAGATTGCAGAATATCTGACGGTGCCATTAAACACAGCTACAGGTATTGTTGCACGGATGGAAAAACGGAATTTTGTAGTCCGGGAAAGAAGTTCGGAAGATAAACGGGTGGTTACGATTAAGTTGACTGAAACAGGGAGAATGACGATTAGGAATATCATCAACGAGATGGTTCGTTATGGTCAACTGATCATTGAAAGTTTTAGCTCCGACGAAATAACGTTGATGTTCAGGATGGTTGACAAGGTATTGGAGAAACTAGGTGATAACGCTGATAGAGTTGACGAAAAGCAAAAACAACCTAAAATCAGAAAAATTATGATTGAATAA
- a CDS encoding ArsA family ATPase produces MKRILIFTGKGGVGKTSVAAAHALKSSQEGQKTLIVSTDMAHNLGDLFNTPVGKEEIKVADQLYALEIDPNYVMENDFKNLMRAFNNMIASVNSDAIELDEFTMMPGMEDLFALLKIQELYCHSDYERIIVDCAPTGETLSLLKFPELMCWYMDKFFPIGKVAVRILSPVSKSLFKIQIPDRHAMNDIETLYVKLIELQELLKNKAVSSVRLVTIPEKMVVEETKRNYMYMKLYNYNVDGIFINRILPKDMNNPFFNEWITIQKKYIEEIETCFQQVPKYYIPWYDTDLLGMDSINRICEDVFSERADLFAIKTDIEGEQYEQTEKGYHLKLFLPNVEKDEVSVNLAGMDVVVKIGNYKRNIPLPNTLRGMDVAGAKFEQSILTISFQ; encoded by the coding sequence ATGAAACGGATACTAATTTTTACAGGAAAAGGCGGGGTTGGTAAAACCAGTGTGGCCGCGGCACATGCCCTTAAATCGTCGCAGGAAGGTCAGAAAACGTTAATTGTCAGTACCGATATGGCACATAATCTGGGAGATTTGTTTAATACCCCTGTTGGTAAAGAAGAAATAAAGGTGGCTGATCAGCTTTATGCGCTGGAAATTGACCCCAATTATGTAATGGAGAACGATTTTAAAAATCTGATGCGGGCATTTAATAACATGATTGCTTCGGTTAATTCGGATGCGATAGAATTGGATGAATTTACTATGATGCCAGGAATGGAGGATCTTTTTGCCTTACTGAAAATCCAGGAGTTATATTGCCATAGCGATTACGAACGGATTATTGTAGATTGTGCGCCAACCGGTGAAACGCTATCGTTACTTAAGTTTCCGGAACTGATGTGTTGGTATATGGATAAGTTTTTTCCAATTGGAAAAGTGGCCGTTCGGATTCTTTCACCGGTTTCAAAATCGCTATTTAAAATACAGATTCCCGACCGCCATGCAATGAATGATATCGAAACGCTTTATGTGAAACTGATTGAATTGCAAGAATTATTAAAAAACAAAGCAGTATCTTCAGTGCGATTAGTGACTATTCCTGAAAAAATGGTGGTGGAAGAGACAAAAAGAAATTATATGTATATGAAACTTTATAATTATAATGTCGATGGCATTTTTATCAACCGAATTTTACCTAAAGATATGAACAATCCTTTCTTTAATGAATGGATTACGATCCAAAAAAAATATATTGAAGAAATTGAGACTTGCTTTCAACAGGTTCCCAAATATTATATCCCTTGGTATGATACCGATTTGCTTGGGATGGATTCGATTAACCGGATCTGTGAAGATGTTTTTAGTGAAAGGGCCGATTTATTCGCGATTAAAACCGATATTGAAGGCGAACAATATGAACAAACAGAAAAAGGTTATCATTTAAAATTATTTTTACCGAATGTCGAAAAGGATGAGGTGTCAGTAAACTTGGCGGGAATGGATGTGGTCGTCAAAATAGGCAACTATAAACGCAACATTCCACTGCCGAATACACTACGGGGAATGGATGTTGCAGGAGCAAAGTTTGAGCAGAGCATCCTAACGATTTCGTTTCAATAA